AGTTCAAAGGCCGGGTGGACATTGTATATGAGAGTTATAAGAATGACAAGAATAAGAAAAAAGCCACTGATTCGTTTGTATATGTGGTTGAAGTTAAACAAAAAACGTTCCATTACAAAGGCAAAGGGAACAAAAAGTGCTATGTAGAAGAGAACCCCGAAGAGTACATCTTTCTGGGTTTTTTCTATCTGCACATAGACTCTTGCGGCCAGAGCCAGGGATTCGGCGCTGTTTTTACGGCTTTTGGAGTAGATAAGTTTCTGTAGAGATTTTTCGCTTTTTTCCAGAGCTCGCAGTCCTCTGGTTTTCAGATCATTGATTTTCTGATCAAAAATCCCATGTCGTTCAAGATTTTTAATACGGGGGGTAAGCAGGGTCCAGGCATCCCTTGCCGCGTGGAGTACTGTATTGGGAATTGACGGGTACATTTCAACCGGATAACCTGTTCCCAGTGGATTCTTTTTTGAACCGTTGGTGAGGATCATCTTATTGGTCAGCACAGTATCAGACAGGGTCAGTTTCAGTCGTGTTCCCGCTTCCGTGTAAATGGACGAGATGATGGAATCCCTGGTGTCGATCCTGCTGTACCAGAAATGCTGGGGTGGGCCGTCCCGTCGGCCATCGTAGAGATGCAGTTTAGTCATATGGGCGAAGCTTCGTGGCTCGAGAAGATCAAAAACCGTGGTTTGCAGACATTTGAACAGGATCAGGTCCGTTTTCATGGATTTTCGCAGAATCTTCAGCCGGTAATTGACCTTTCCTGTTTCTTTTTTATCTATAGCCCAGATAGCTTTACCCGTTGCTTCATCAAATCGGTATCCTTCGATAATCAGTTTGTCGAGAACATTTTTTTTGTCGGCAAACCCCTTGATACGGAAATAACCGGATTCGTCGACCATGGCATAATAACGATTGAGGCCCTGGTAGGCGAGAATGGTGGTTTTTCTGGCTGGATAGTCGGCAAAGAGTTCACCCTGGAGAAGCAGGTTGGTCCGGGCCGTCAGGGTGGAAAAACCGTTTCGGGGAAGTTTCTCGCCATGGAGTTTTGGCGCTTTGGTTAATTTCCGGATGAGTTTGTCGACCAGGTTGGTTTGGTCATGGAGGTAGGACCAGTTTATATGGTCTGTCGTATCGTAGGGAGTTCCCCAGAGGATTCTGCTGTCTCCAGTGGTGACAAGGCTGAGGCCAAGGTATCCCCCGAGAGCGCTCACCTCCCCTCCGAGAACCGGTTTGTCAAAGAACCAGGAATCCCAGCTGCGCATCCGTGTTGGCCTGAGACTGTTCTGGTAGCGGGCAAGAGAGGTGGCAGCCGTTTTTGTTGTTTCAAAAATATCAGCAACGGTACTGTAGATTCCGGTTCTGTTGATGGTTTTTTTCAGGGGATAGAGCCAGCCCCTGTGAAATCCTCCAACACCGTTCCCATGACTGGAGAGATGCAGGCTGACAATGGCGGCCACTTCTTCATATTCCCGGACTTGCGACCGAAACGCTTTGGCTGATTTCAGAGCTTTGAGCTGGCGTTTTGCATCCTGAATGCTGAGTTCATTTTTCTCCATTGCCGACGGGATGATTTGTCTGAGCATGTCCATCTGCCGGCTATCCAGGTTGTGAAAATCTTCAACCCATTCCAGGCGGCGGTAGGATATTCTTTCTTTGGCAAGTTCCTTGATCATGACTGAGGTATCTTCCGTCTGTCTGGCGAGACGTAACTGCATGAGCTTGGTGGCAAGACGGTCTACACGCAGTTTCAGTTCCTGTTCTATTGCTTTTTTCAGACGAAGATCTCTTTGTTTATCTGCGGTAAGAGGAAAATGTATATTTTTCAGCAAATTCAGGTTTCTGTTCCTGGTCGATATAGTTTTCTGTAGTTTTCTCCTGTATTTACGCAGTTCTCTGGAACGTTCATTCATACTCCATATGGCGTCCCGCATACCGGCAAGAGTCTGGCTGTTACCGCTGGTGGCCAGGAGCATGACCGTGCGATCCGGTGGAGATTTTTTCAGCTTCCTGCCAATTTCCAGAAGAGTTGCAATAGAAATTGCGCTGTCGGCACCTGGAGAGTCCTCCGTTACATATTCTTTATTGTCAAAGAATGCTTCAAGGATCAGCAGTTCCTTTTTTAATGTGGGATCGTTACCGGGAATAATCGCATAAATATTGCGGGCAAGGTAGTTTTCCCAGACAGTTGAAGAGCGCAGTTCCACCCGGCCGACAGGTTTGCTGTCGAGGGATTTTTCCTTCAAAGGGCCGAAAATTTCGTCAGCCTTCATCCGGCTCATCCAGAAGCATGGAAACTGAACAGGTGAGAGTTCGTGTTTTTCTGTAAAAAACACTTTACCCTTCGGTTCTCTGCTACCAACATAAATAAGAGCCCTGGCCCCTAAAGAGGCAAGCAGTTGCCAGTTATGGCCCGAATCAAAGTCCATGAGGATGATTGAATCCCGAATCTTTTTCCCATCCAGATCCTTGAGATCACCATGACGAACATAATAGAGCGAGCCGGATAGCGTTCCGTCAGTAGCTTCAGGAGTAATTGTGTTATAAATGAATGGTTGGAGAGGGAGAGTTTTTCCATTGAAGGTGAGTTGTGCTCCAAGAAAACGGCGGACAGGAATTTCATAGTACTGGGAGGCTGGTTCAAGTCCCATTGACTGCATTTTCTTCTCAACATATTCCGCAGCCTTTTCATACCCTCTGGAACCGGTTGTTCTGCTTCCGTATCTGCTCAATTCTTCAATTGTTCCACGGACGGAATCTCCGGTATTTTGTGTTTCGGCCATTACCGAAGTGTTCCAGACGAGACTGGTGCATAGCGTACAAAAGAGGTAGAAGACGGGAAAAAAGGGCCGAAGAAATAAAGTCATAAAGGAGAAGATTCCGTTTTTCAAGTTTGTTGGACGGGGATTGAATTTATGTATCGGCTGTTTCCAGTTTGCCGGTACGTATATTGAGTTCTTCACGCTGCTGTACTTTGTCTATACGTCCATCCCGTATCCAGACGACCTGGTCGGAAACATTAAGCATTTTGTAATCATGGGTGGCTGAAATGACCGTGACACCACGTTCCACACTGAGTTCTTTAAGCATGCTGATTATATCTTCTCCGGTGGTGAGATCCAGATTGCCCGTCGGCTCGTCCGCCAGTATGATTGATGGTGTATTGGCAAGGGCCCTTGCAACGGCGACCCGCTGCTGTTGTCCGCCGGACAGTTCTGATGGCCGGTGACCGTGTCGGCCGGAAAGTCCCACCTGTTCAAGCAGGGCCATTCCTCTGTCCAGAGCCTCATCACTGCCTACTCCGGCAAATGTCATGGGCAGGGTAATGTTCTCAAGAGCTGTCATGACGGGGATAAGGTTAAATGTCTGAAAAATATAGCCGATTTTCCGGCAGCGGAGCCAGGCGAGTTCATAGGCATCCAGTTGAGCGATGTCCACCTCATCAATGAACACTTTACCACTGGTCGGTTTGTCGAGGCCGCCGATCATATTGAAAAGGGTTGATTTGCCTGAGCCGGAAGGTCCCATGATGGAAATGTATTTTCCTTCTTCAATCTCAAGGTCGATTCCCTTCAGTACTTTTACAACGATTTTGCCCAGGTCAAAGTTTTTGGTGACTTCACTGACTCTTACTATTTTTTTTGTATCAGCCATTTTAAAAGTTATTTATTGTCCTATTGTTCAACCCGCATTGCTTCAACAGGACGCATGCGGGCCGCAATTATTGCCGGGTAGAGAACACCCAGAAGACTTAAAAATGTTCCTGTGCACACCGTGATGGCCATGGTTATGCCTATAGCACCCCATGGGATAAATGGAAAAAATGAATATCCAAATCGTGCAAGAGAAGTCACAAGTGCGGAGAGAGCTCCCAGGAAAGATCCGAGAACGGATCCGCTTATTCCCATTATTGCAGCTTCAAGAAGAAAAATCCGGACGATGAAGTGATCCAGGGCTCCCAGGCATTTCAAAGTTCCTATTTCCCGGAATCGTTCTGTAACGGACATCAATTGGGCATTTACAATACCTACAACACAGACAAGAAGGGAGAGAAAAAGTATCCATTTCTGTTTGGCAGAGCCGGTAACTGCGCTCTCTCCCGGTGAGATGTCAAAACCTATTCTGGTGAGAACATGGACCAGTTCCGCGTCTCCGCTGGAGAGAGCACCCTGGGCAATATTATTACCAACCTGGATAAATGCGAGAAAGGCAACGGCCAGGACAAGGCTCATGGTGGTGACCATTGATCGGAAGAAACGGACACGGATTGACTGGTAAGCCATCTGGATGGATTTGCGCAAAGGAAGTTCTACTAAGCGTCTCATGTCCCCCCTGTTGTTTCCGGAGTTTTTTGAAATCTGAAATCAAGATAGAGTCAGATAGTGGCAGTGCTGATAATTTAACTCTAGTTTTTTCATTTTGTCTTGTCAATGGTACTTCCGGCAGGAAGTAAATCATTGAAAAGAACAGGAACCAAAGAGGGGCAACCTGCCAGTTTTTCAAGGAGGATATCCAGAAAATCAAAGGCTCTTTTGTTCATTCGCTGGTGATGAATCATTACGCCGAATTGTCCTGAATGAATACCTTGTTCCAGTTCGTTCAGCAGGTTTACAAATCCAATGGCGGCTGACTGTTCTTTCCTGGTATGGAGATCAACATTGACCTGGATATCAGGAAGTGCTGGTATCGTTTGCGGCTCGGCCCATCGCTTCGTGAAAGAGCCATGAAGTTGAGATCAGCAAGGGTTTTAATGGTCACCCTACTGCAACGGTTCCAGGGGGGAGTGAAAATGGGTTGAAATTCAGGACCAAGCAGCGTTTCCAACCTTTCTTTTCCCAGTCGAAGACTTCTTTTGATCTCATGTTCTGCCCGGGCGGGGCCAAATTCCTGTTTCTTACCTTTTCTTTCAAAATTTCTGTGCTGGTAACCGTGCTGATGCCAGCACCATTGGGAGCTGTTTTTCCCGGTGATGTCCTGAAGGATTTTCAATCGTTTTTCCGTAAGCCAGGTGGGAACCGTAGCAAGGCAAAGGGGCAGCTTATGGCGGAGAAAACAGGTAATAAGCTGTTGGAAATTTGAAGAGGGAATGCCGATATCATCAGCCCGGAAAAAAACAGGTATGGGAGATGAAGCCTGTTGGCATAACCTGTCTATCAGGGCAGCAAGATCTGATTGTATTGTGTTCGTTGCAAGGCTATAGAGGGTGGCTGTTTTGCTCATGATTTTGTGGTTTTTTATTACCGGAAATACGTTCAGTCCGGCAATTCATACAGTTGGATGTTTCAGGATTACTTGAACAGTCCAGCGGTTCTTCTAGCACCGTCAAGATCAATATCAGCAGGCTGTCGTCTGCAGGGAAGCATTTCCATTATTTTTTTTCTTAGCTTTTCCGGGGCAAGATCACTGTCTTTCAGCAGGCGGACGGTACTGTGGTGTTCCAGGGCAAGTGCCCGCATTTTCTGTTCCCTGTTCTGGTTGAACGGATGGACCAGCGCGGGAATTTCCGCCCGGAGCAGATTCATGCAGCTGTTGTACCCAGCCATTGAGATTGAGAGATCAGCTGCTTCGAGCCAGGATGGGAAAATATCTGAAAACGTATCAACACGGATTTTTTCTGTTTGACTGTTTTTCAGTTTTTTATGAAAGGATTTCCTGCTGAAGGGGCCTGTAAATATCTGCAGAAAAAAATCTGTCTGTCTGGAGAGTAATCTGCAACCTGCCATGACCGCCTCAAGGAGTTCTCCCCCCACACTGCCGCCGCCGATACTGGCAACAATAAGGGGGGTGGATTCTTTCAGGTTCAACATTTTCCGTATTTTTTTACGGGCATTGAGCGGTTCAGGGCGGGGCGGACAGATAAAACCGGTATATTCCAGAGGAATTGTTATTTCATTTAATCGTTCAAAAGTTCTGTCAAGGGTAATTACCTTCGGATCCGCGTGGATAAATATACCATCATAAAATGTGTTCAGTGTTTTGATGACCCTGTCCTCGAATTTTTTCTTTCCGCCTGTTTTCTCAACCAGGATGTCGCGGACACTGGAGTAATTCCGGCAGGGTGGCAGGGAACCATCTTTTATTCCGTTGAGAACAGGGTCAAGCTCAAACCTGAAAGCTTTTCTGCCGAAGGGATAGAGCTCGGTGATAAATACCTGAGGGCGGTATGTCCTGAAATGGGAAAGAAGCAGCTCTTTTCTTGTTTTTTTGACTTGTTCAAGGTTCAGACCGGTCTCGCAGGGTGCCAGATTCTTGAAATCACTGTCCATCTGCAGGCCAGGGAGAGTGAACAGGGAGAAGGCTGATGGTGCAGGAGTTGTTTTCGGGCCACCGAGTATTAATGTCACCTCATGTTTTTCAGCGAGCAGGCGACAGATTTCCAGGCTGCGATGGAGATGGCCTACACCCAGTACATGCTGGCAGTAGAAAGAGATCCTCATCTCTTTTCCCCACACGGAATATTAAGTTGTCGTGTCGAAAGATTACTACCGTCACCGGTGATGAGATGGAGCCTGTCGGGGTTGAGCAGTGGGTCGTCAGTCGGAAGAAATTTTCTTCCGGTAATTGCATAAAGGGTACACTTGATAACACCCTGGTGACAGACAACGAGGATATTTTCTCCAGGATAAGCACGGGCAAACTCATGTAGTGCTGCAGATGCGCGTTCCTGCACTGCCTGTCGTGTTTCTCCGCCTGGCGCACAAAATGCCCATCCTTTTTTTACCCGATTTTCAAGTTCTTGTTCGAAATGCGCCTTTACATGGGAAATAGTCAGCCCTTCCCATTCTCCCCAGCTCTGCTCTCTCAGGCGGTTGTCAAATTCTGTGGGGACATTCAGTTGTCTGTTCAGAATTGCCACTGTTTCCCGTACCCTGCCGAGATCACTGGCTATGATCCTGTTCCAATTGAAATTTTTAAGAAAATGAGCCCAACGGGTTGTTTGTTTTCGGCCGTCAACCGTTAATGGAGAATTACGGCTTCCCTGAATTTTTTTTACTGTATTCCATTCGGTTTGACCATGTCGCAAGAGACCGAATGTTGTGATGTTGAGGGTTTGTTTTTCCATTTCAATTCAATGGCATTTTGAGTTGTTTATTTTCCTGAAGGAATGTTTTTCCCAGTTTTTTGACCCATTTTCTGTTGTCAAATTCTGATTCTACAAATTTTCTGCCATTTTGTATGAGGGTACTGCGCAGATCCTGGTCCCTGAGAATTTTTAAGGTCGCTTCTGCCAGCAGGTCCGGTTGGGAGGGAGGAACCGTAAGACCTGTCTGTCCGTTTATTAAAATCTCAGGAATGGCTGAAATATTCGTTGAAAGGGCGGGGACGCCCATTGCCAGGCTCTCAACCAGAACATTTGGAATTCCATCACGATCACCATTTTCAGCGATTCTGCAGGGAAGAACAAATGCATCGCTCTTTTTAAACTGCTCTATGACTTCTTCATGGGTCCGGGTTCCCAGCCAACAACAGCAGGAGTCGAGGCCGAGGGATGAAATGAGCTGCAGAATTGCATCCCTGTCATCACCATCTCCGATAAGTGTATGTTTGAATACTACACCCTTTTTTTTCAGAATGTTGAGAGCGTCGTACAAGACCGGTAAACCTTTCTTTTCGGTCATCCTGGCTACGGTCATTATTTGATAGGGTTCTTTTGGGGTAACCTGTGCCCTGGTCTGCTGAAAAAGGCTGATATCTATACCGTGATAGATTCGAAAAACTGGTGTTGCAGAGCTGCCGGCAATTTTTTTCAGGTATTTTTCATTGTACGCCGTGCAGGTTGTCACAAACCTTGCCAGTTCAATTTTTCTTTTCAGTTTTTTTTCGGCAGAAGTATAAATATCCTTGGCATGGGCTGTGAAGCTGAAGGGAATTCCAGAGAGGAGCGAAGCAAACAGGGTGACCGAAGTGGGTGAATGGGCGAAATGACCATGGAGATGGACAATATTCGGATCTTTCATCAGGAAGTTATGGGTCAGATAACCACCCTGCAGCAGGTGTTTAAGGGTGGCCAGGTTTCCTTTGCCAGCGGTTGACTCCCTGCAGCCGACCAGGGCGGTGAGGAAATTTTGCGGTCTTTTAACTGCCAAGAAAGTGTTGTGGTAAAGAAGGGTCGAGAAATTTTCAAAAAGTTCGGTGGGAAGATATTCGACCTCTGCCTGAATTTCTTTCACTGAAGCATGACAGAAACTTTCCCTCGGTTTTCGCATGGGAAAGAGACGCAGAGTGAAGCCCATTTTCTCAAGGAGCAGTATCTCATTGGAAATAAACGTTTCGGATATTCTCGGGTAACCTTTAAGTATATAGCCTAATACCGGTTTGTTCTGGTTTGGAATCATGGCGTGGTATTTCTGTGTTCGTGAGGTTGCCCTCCGTTTACCTGATGCTCCTTTTTAAAATATTTAAGGCGCTTCATCATACTGTCCAGACCGGAAAGTTTGAAAGATTGAATGGTATTGACATATTTCTCGCGATTGTTACAGAGGGTCATGATCTTGTTTCGCAGGATCTGAGGGGTCACTTCAGTCCATGGAATATAGTCAAGCAAGCCTTGTTTTCTCAATCTTTGGGCGCGGATAAGTTGTTCTTTTCTCGGTGTCTGCCTGGGA
The DNA window shown above is from Desulfomarina profundi and carries:
- a CDS encoding ABC transporter permease; the encoded protein is MRRLVELPLRKSIQMAYQSIRVRFFRSMVTTMSLVLAVAFLAFIQVGNNIAQGALSSGDAELVHVLTRIGFDISPGESAVTGSAKQKWILFLSLLVCVVGIVNAQLMSVTERFREIGTLKCLGALDHFIVRIFLLEAAIMGISGSVLGSFLGALSALVTSLARFGYSFFPFIPWGAIGITMAITVCTGTFLSLLGVLYPAIIAARMRPVEAMRVEQ
- a CDS encoding ABC transporter ATP-binding protein; translation: MADTKKIVRVSEVTKNFDLGKIVVKVLKGIDLEIEEGKYISIMGPSGSGKSTLFNMIGGLDKPTSGKVFIDEVDIAQLDAYELAWLRCRKIGYIFQTFNLIPVMTALENITLPMTFAGVGSDEALDRGMALLEQVGLSGRHGHRPSELSGGQQQRVAVARALANTPSIILADEPTGNLDLTTGEDIISMLKELSVERGVTVISATHDYKMLNVSDQVVWIRDGRIDKVQQREELNIRTGKLETADT
- a CDS encoding glycosyltransferase family protein, with translation MRISFYCQHVLGVGHLHRSLEICRLLAEKHEVTLILGGPKTTPAPSAFSLFTLPGLQMDSDFKNLAPCETGLNLEQVKKTRKELLLSHFRTYRPQVFITELYPFGRKAFRFELDPVLNGIKDGSLPPCRNYSSVRDILVEKTGGKKKFEDRVIKTLNTFYDGIFIHADPKVITLDRTFERLNEITIPLEYTGFICPPRPEPLNARKKIRKMLNLKESTPLIVASIGGGSVGGELLEAVMAGCRLLSRQTDFFLQIFTGPFSRKSFHKKLKNSQTEKIRVDTFSDIFPSWLEAADLSISMAGYNSCMNLLRAEIPALVHPFNQNREQKMRALALEHHSTVRLLKDSDLAPEKLRKKIMEMLPCRRQPADIDLDGARRTAGLFK
- a CDS encoding histidine phosphatase family protein is translated as MEKQTLNITTFGLLRHGQTEWNTVKKIQGSRNSPLTVDGRKQTTRWAHFLKNFNWNRIIASDLGRVRETVAILNRQLNVPTEFDNRLREQSWGEWEGLTISHVKAHFEQELENRVKKGWAFCAPGGETRQAVQERASAALHEFARAYPGENILVVCHQGVIKCTLYAITGRKFLPTDDPLLNPDRLHLITGDGSNLSTRQLNIPCGEKR
- a CDS encoding glycosyltransferase: MIPNQNKPVLGYILKGYPRISETFISNEILLLEKMGFTLRLFPMRKPRESFCHASVKEIQAEVEYLPTELFENFSTLLYHNTFLAVKRPQNFLTALVGCRESTAGKGNLATLKHLLQGGYLTHNFLMKDPNIVHLHGHFAHSPTSVTLFASLLSGIPFSFTAHAKDIYTSAEKKLKRKIELARFVTTCTAYNEKYLKKIAGSSATPVFRIYHGIDISLFQQTRAQVTPKEPYQIMTVARMTEKKGLPVLYDALNILKKKGVVFKHTLIGDGDDRDAILQLISSLGLDSCCCWLGTRTHEEVIEQFKKSDAFVLPCRIAENGDRDGIPNVLVESLAMGVPALSTNISAIPEILINGQTGLTVPPSQPDLLAEATLKILRDQDLRSTLIQNGRKFVESEFDNRKWVKKLGKTFLQENKQLKMPLN
- a CDS encoding polysaccharide deacetylase family protein — its product is MSKTATLYSLATNTIQSDLAALIDRLCQQASSPIPVFFRADDIGIPSSNFQQLITCFLRHKLPLCLATVPTWLTEKRLKILQDITGKNSSQWCWHQHGYQHRNFERKGKKQEFGPARAEHEIKRSLRLGKERLETLLGPEFQPIFTPPWNRCSRVTIKTLADLNFMALSRSDGPSRKRYQHFLISRSMLISIPGKNSQPPLDL
- a CDS encoding FtsX-like permease family protein, producing MAETQNTGDSVRGTIEELSRYGSRTTGSRGYEKAAEYVEKKMQSMGLEPASQYYEIPVRRFLGAQLTFNGKTLPLQPFIYNTITPEATDGTLSGSLYYVRHGDLKDLDGKKIRDSIILMDFDSGHNWQLLASLGARALIYVGSREPKGKVFFTEKHELSPVQFPCFWMSRMKADEIFGPLKEKSLDSKPVGRVELRSSTVWENYLARNIYAIIPGNDPTLKKELLILEAFFDNKEYVTEDSPGADSAISIATLLEIGRKLKKSPPDRTVMLLATSGNSQTLAGMRDAIWSMNERSRELRKYRRKLQKTISTRNRNLNLLKNIHFPLTADKQRDLRLKKAIEQELKLRVDRLATKLMQLRLARQTEDTSVMIKELAKERISYRRLEWVEDFHNLDSRQMDMLRQIIPSAMEKNELSIQDAKRQLKALKSAKAFRSQVREYEEVAAIVSLHLSSHGNGVGGFHRGWLYPLKKTINRTGIYSTVADIFETTKTAATSLARYQNSLRPTRMRSWDSWFFDKPVLGGEVSALGGYLGLSLVTTGDSRILWGTPYDTTDHINWSYLHDQTNLVDKLIRKLTKAPKLHGEKLPRNGFSTLTARTNLLLQGELFADYPARKTTILAYQGLNRYYAMVDESGYFRIKGFADKKNVLDKLIIEGYRFDEATGKAIWAIDKKETGKVNYRLKILRKSMKTDLILFKCLQTTVFDLLEPRSFAHMTKLHLYDGRRDGPPQHFWYSRIDTRDSIISSIYTEAGTRLKLTLSDTVLTNKMILTNGSKKNPLGTGYPVEMYPSIPNTVLHAARDAWTLLTPRIKNLERHGIFDQKINDLKTRGLRALEKSEKSLQKLIYSKSRKNSAESLALAARVYVQIEKTQKDVLFGVLFYIALFVPFAFVMERFLFNFNHIYKRISGFFLILVILITLIYNVHPAFELAYSPLVVILAFFIIGLSFMVTLIIFFRFEDEMILLQRRATHKRPDEISRWKAFVAAFFLGVSNLRRRRLRTILTCTTLIILTFTIMSFTTIKSNSKQVRLDFRADAPYQGLLLKKLNWQSLPPQATDILLNSMTRVNKPAPRIWLETGDPTKPVTVPLRKNGRELEIHGLIGLSPNEAAVTGLDSLLISGRWFTDRDNQAILLEQQMAEQLGVDIHSDNQISLWGIPFTVIGTFNGKQFDQAVDLDGEPLTPVIFPDESTSDLTDVEQDALESGDDIRSFQSRYRHIPANQVAIIPAHTLLAAGGKLKNLAIRPARVENIPAIASRLTDRFNLAIFTGEKDGVRLYNISDTMNYSGVPNIIIPLLISILIVLNTMISSVHERKSEIAVYTSVGLAPSHVSFLFVAEAIALAVISVVLGYLVAQVSAALFSSTSLWQGITVNYSSMAGVAAMVLVIAVVLISVIYPSKVAARIAIPDINQTFQLPTAVDNTMELTLPFLLKPHEYESVGAFLYTYLQGHQDISHGLFSTGPVNVQLYCSTLDEMEKIHAQSRKYVKTESNPSWLHISTKVWLAPFDFGIMQQVEIGFRPTGDKSDFLEIQLSLTRFSGESGVWRRINKSFLHELRKQLLIWRSIDSETHGELERLFRDTIAQKMEGYE